In a single window of the Dehalococcoidales bacterium genome:
- a CDS encoding aconitase X codes for MQLTRDEEKMLSGGYGAGYQKAMEVLVKMGEFYDAKRLIPVSMAFLTIGPSPRKPGKTTEWLNWLADHGATFKCPLSMAPIESSNFLDFELHKKFGGIFAIGGSGHPRNLFCQPVYGQHLVADGTAVTHYVNSYIGARANTECFVGQYSAAIVGKTPEYGFHLAENRVGKTLFNIKVRLNDETDWSALGYYISKTLGKHYWDVPVLDGVNPADITHDALVAFCSSIPAYGACVHSLLVGVSPEAHTREQAFGGVKPLETYEVGTDELKEVYDAFSTKKSQPDMVSIGGFGVNVSIENVYKLAKLLDGKKVSDKFPTVALIDGPVRTVADRVGLSDTIKKAGVMLGMQDYLKGRNVDAADFTNNPVMGAKRLGLNTLVFFDAKSCHYIGNQDIEPVLKNLEDCVKIALTGRMEGK; via the coding sequence ATGCAATTGACCCGGGATGAAGAAAAAATGCTCTCCGGCGGGTACGGCGCGGGCTACCAGAAAGCCATGGAAGTGCTGGTGAAGATGGGGGAGTTTTATGACGCCAAGCGCCTGATTCCCGTTAGCATGGCGTTCCTGACTATCGGCCCCAGCCCCAGGAAGCCGGGCAAAACCACCGAGTGGCTGAACTGGCTGGCCGACCACGGGGCCACGTTCAAGTGTCCCCTGTCCATGGCGCCCATAGAGTCGTCCAACTTTCTGGACTTCGAGCTGCATAAAAAATTCGGTGGCATATTTGCCATCGGCGGGAGCGGGCATCCCCGCAACCTGTTCTGCCAGCCGGTTTACGGGCAGCACCTGGTGGCCGACGGCACGGCTGTCACTCATTATGTAAACTCATATATCGGCGCCCGCGCCAATACGGAATGCTTTGTCGGGCAATACTCCGCCGCCATCGTCGGCAAGACGCCGGAATACGGCTTTCACCTGGCGGAAAACCGGGTGGGCAAGACTTTATTCAACATTAAAGTCAGGCTCAATGACGAGACGGACTGGAGCGCCCTGGGCTACTATATATCTAAAACGCTGGGCAAGCATTACTGGGACGTGCCGGTGCTGGACGGCGTTAACCCCGCCGATATCACCCACGATGCCCTGGTGGCTTTCTGTTCCTCCATTCCGGCTTACGGGGCCTGCGTGCACTCCCTGCTGGTAGGCGTTTCACCGGAAGCGCACACGCGGGAACAGGCTTTCGGCGGCGTCAAGCCATTGGAGACTTACGAGGTCGGGACTGATGAGCTTAAAGAAGTTTATGACGCGTTCTCCACTAAAAAGTCGCAGCCGGACATGGTATCCATCGGCGGCTTCGGCGTGAACGTTTCCATAGAAAACGTGTACAAGCTGGCCAAACTGCTCGACGGCAAGAAGGTATCGGATAAATTCCCCACCGTAGCCCTGATAGACGGGCCGGTCAGGACGGTAGCGGACCGGGTGGGGCTATCGGACACTATTAAAAAAGCCGGCGTGATGCTGGGCATGCAGGACTATCTGAAAGGCAGGAACGTGGACGCGGCGGATTTCACCAACAACCCGGTCATGGGCGCCAAGCGGCTGGGACTCAACACCCTGGTATTCTTCGACGCCAAGTCCTGCCACTACATCGGCAACCAGGACATCGAGCCGGTGCTGAAAAACCTGGAAGACTGCGTCAAGATTGCCTTGACCGGCAGGATGGAGGGAAAATAA
- a CDS encoding DUF126 domain-containing protein has translation MAKIVLKGHKGIGGTGEGEALVCQEPVNLMADTGNVWTDPADATFTNKVATPSVYGQSFKDKVLVFPTGKGGIFSTNIMMDMAAAGTAPKAIVNVRAHPVWAALAIELNIPLVDRLDKNPCEVIATGDWVKVDGEKGTVEVTKKK, from the coding sequence ATGGCCAAGATAGTGCTCAAGGGGCATAAGGGCATCGGCGGCACCGGTGAAGGCGAGGCGCTGGTCTGCCAGGAGCCGGTCAATCTGATGGCGGATACCGGCAACGTCTGGACCGACCCCGCGGACGCCACTTTTACCAATAAGGTGGCCACGCCGTCGGTTTACGGACAGAGCTTTAAGGACAAGGTGCTGGTGTTCCCTACCGGCAAGGGGGGAATTTTCAGCACCAATATCATGATGGACATGGCGGCGGCGGGCACCGCGCCTAAAGCAATCGTTAACGTGCGCGCCCACCCGGTATGGGCCGCCCTGGCCATAGAGCTTAATATCCCGCTGGTGGACAGGCTGGATAAAAACCCGTGTGAAGTTATCGCCACCGGGGACTGGGTGAAGGTGGATGGGGAAAAAGGGACGGTAGAGGTAACAAAAAAGAAATAG